Part of the Bacteriovorax stolpii genome, TGCGAGATTTGTTTTCATTACACAAAGTACTCTGTCGCGATTTCTCTTTCGTTATAACTTGAGGCCATCGTCTGTCCGTAAGCTCCGGCGTTATCAATAACCACTAGGTCTCCAGCAGATAGGGCCGGAAGTTTTCTTTTGCTTCCAAAGCAGTCTGATGTTTCACAAATAGGTCCCACGATATCTGTCTTAATTAATTTTTTAGACGCCTGGGCAGGAAGCACTTCGTGGTAGGCTTCATAAAGAGCAGGGCGGATCAAATCGTTCATTCCCGCATCGATAATCGTGAAGTGGTTGGAGTCTGAGACTTTTGTGCGCACAACGCGAGAGACGAGAACTCCCATTTTCCCAACGATGATTCTGCCTGGCTCGAAGACGACGCGCGGGCAGTGGTCAGTTTTTGAGTAGTAGTATTTTTCTAGGGCATCTGCCACTGTTTTCATGTAAGTGTCGATTGACGTCAGCTTTGATTTTTCTTCGGCCGTGTAATCGATTCCAAGTCCACCGCCTAAGTCTAAGAACTCAAGGGCCACATCAATACTTAGGGCAAGCTTTGAAATCTCTTCAATCGCTTTTACAGTCGCTTTCATTTCTGTGAGTTGGCTGCCAATATGGATACTTAGTCCCACTAGGGTTGTGTTCGTCCAGAACTCTCTTGCTTCAAGAGCTTCAA contains:
- the lysA gene encoding diaminopimelate decarboxylase; amino-acid sequence: MKNILPSPLEYKNNNLYFDGKRLDAIAAKKRTPFYLYSKKTLRHYYEHFSKAAVKNNLPSPLVCYALKANSNKDVLAQLKKMGSGADVVSVGELKKALKAGIDPQKIVFSGVAKTAEEIRFALKCGKKGIYSFNVESIEELQLINEIAKKEKRIARVAFRLNPQVSAKTHKHISTGNKTHKFGLLKADIVEALEAREFWTNTTLVGLSIHIGSQLTEMKATVKAIEEISKLALSIDVALEFLDLGGGLGIDYTAEEKSKLTSIDTYMKTVADALEKYYYSKTDHCPRVVFEPGRIIVGKMGVLVSRVVRTKVSDSNHFTIIDAGMNDLIRPALYEAYHEVLPAQASKKLIKTDIVGPICETSDCFGSKRKLPALSAGDLVVIDNAGAYGQTMASSYNEREIATEYFV